A window from Cryptomeria japonica chromosome 1, Sugi_1.0, whole genome shotgun sequence encodes these proteins:
- the LOC131071959 gene encoding UDP-glycosyltransferase 73C6-like, giving the protein MDIAGGTPATLLEGFEERTQDRGLIVKWAPQVKVLSHTSVGGFLTHWGWNSSLESMSMGIPMLGWPHFSDQFLDCRFCKDVWKIGIDLEGVDVGENVVVRREEIEKGVRRLLEGPQAQELRKRGMELKEAAFKAVGEGGSSFLNLNRFIQDMMQLPNREL; this is encoded by the coding sequence ATGGATATTGCGGGAGGTACGCCTGCAACTCTGCTGGAGGGTTTTGAAGAGAGGACACAGGATCGGGGACTGATTGTGAAATGGGCGCCTCAGGTGAAGGTTTTGTCTCACACTTCCGTAGGAGGGTTTCTCACCCACTGGGGGTGGAACTCGAGTTTGGAGAGCATGAGCATGGGAATTCCAATGCTTGGATGGCCCCATTTCTCTGACCAGTTTCTGGACTGCCGCTTCTGCAAGGATGTGTGGAAGATTGGCATTGATTTGGAGGGCGTGGACGTTGGTGAAAATGTGGTGGTTAGAAGGGAGGAGATAGAGAAAGGCGTGAGGCGACTGTTGGAGGGTCCACAAGCGCAGGAGCTTAGAAAAAGGGGAATGGAGTTGAAGGAGGCGGCATTTAAAGCGGTTGGGGAGGGAGGTTCTTCCTTTCTCAATTTGAACAGGTTTATTCAAGACATGATGCAACTTCCAAATCGAGAACTGTAG